In Acaryochloris marina S15, a single genomic region encodes these proteins:
- a CDS encoding AEC family transporter — protein sequence MTALLPAILPVSLIICIGYIAGKTLKLDYQTLSHLAIYILVPALIASSLYRNTLSLQSATGLIAGYLLTTVTLAVIVLLLSRGLNLPTPTKMSLLATTLFGNAGNLGLPMVSFTLGAAGLERAIIYLIAASILMAGVGPALLNTSGIRAGIALTLKLPLFWAMLAGLLLQLSGFQLPFRLDEGVAMLGNAAIPIALVTLGMQLAQTPLRLGKYELLAASLRLIMAPLIALGIGTILQLAPLDLKVLVLQSAMPTAVNTLIWVNEFGGDPSRVARTIIGSTLLSLITLPMMLGLIQSIGT from the coding sequence ATGACCGCCTTACTCCCTGCCATCCTGCCAGTCAGCCTGATTATCTGCATTGGCTATATAGCAGGCAAAACCCTAAAGCTGGACTACCAAACCTTATCGCATCTGGCCATCTATATTTTGGTCCCAGCCCTCATTGCCAGTAGTCTCTATCGCAACACCCTCTCCCTCCAGAGTGCGACAGGGTTGATTGCTGGGTATCTCCTGACAACGGTTACCCTGGCGGTGATTGTCCTGCTCCTCAGTCGAGGGTTAAACCTTCCAACCCCGACCAAGATGAGTCTGCTCGCCACCACCCTTTTTGGCAATGCTGGCAATCTGGGTTTGCCCATGGTCTCTTTTACCTTGGGGGCAGCAGGGTTAGAACGGGCCATTATTTATTTAATTGCCGCCTCCATTTTGATGGCAGGCGTTGGGCCAGCCCTACTGAATACGTCAGGGATTCGAGCAGGCATCGCTTTAACCCTAAAATTACCGCTATTTTGGGCCATGCTCGCAGGCTTGCTGCTTCAGCTATCTGGGTTTCAGCTACCGTTTCGCCTAGATGAAGGAGTTGCCATGCTGGGGAATGCAGCAATTCCCATTGCCCTTGTGACTTTAGGGATGCAGCTGGCCCAAACCCCCTTAAGGTTAGGCAAGTATGAGCTTCTAGCAGCTAGTTTACGGTTGATCATGGCTCCCCTGATCGCCCTAGGAATTGGGACTATTTTGCAACTCGCCCCCTTGGATTTAAAAGTTTTAGTGCTCCAAAGCGCTATGCCCACTGCCGTCAACACTCTGATTTGGGTGAATGAGTTTGGAGGAGATCCCTCTCGTGTCGCTCGCACCATTATTGGGTCCACCTTGTTAAGCCTGATCACCTTACCGATGATGTTGGGCCTGATCCAATCCATCGGCACTTGA
- a CDS encoding DUF2809 domain-containing protein: MPKPPAPPYRHYRQALAVSMAVIVPLGLGIKFYQGPGQSWLNDTFGGVPYEIFFVLLAAYIWPAVSPGRIAIAVCLATCGLEFLQLWQPAWLQAIRGTLPGRLVLGNTFSWTDFPYYFIGSGLGWLGLRGLKRRTLRTY, translated from the coding sequence ATGCCTAAGCCACCAGCCCCACCGTATCGTCACTATCGCCAGGCTTTGGCCGTGAGTATGGCGGTGATTGTGCCGTTGGGATTGGGTATCAAGTTTTATCAGGGACCGGGGCAGTCCTGGCTGAATGATACGTTTGGCGGCGTCCCCTATGAGATTTTCTTTGTTTTGCTGGCGGCTTATATTTGGCCTGCAGTATCGCCGGGGAGAATTGCGATCGCAGTGTGTCTCGCCACCTGTGGATTAGAATTCCTGCAGCTGTGGCAACCGGCTTGGCTCCAGGCGATCCGAGGGACCTTACCTGGACGGCTGGTGTTGGGCAATACCTTTAGCTGGACAGACTTTCCTTACTATTTCATCGGCAGTGGGTTGGGATGGCTAGGGCTGCGAGGGTTAAAGCGAAGGACATTACGCACCTATTAA
- the yaaA gene encoding peroxide stress protein YaaA: MLMIISPSKTQNFDPPPAIDYTVPTQAAQTQILAKQLRQYSPEDLGKLMKISPKLSDLNWQRYQDFQDSFTQENAKQALLAFRGDVYNGIEVETYSQDDFAFAQAHLRILSGLYGLLKPLDLIQPYRLEMGTKLQTDKGKTLYDFWGAQITDALNTDLDAHTPLINLASGEYFKAVQPQQLKGKVLNIAFKENKNGTYKVIGIHAKRARGLMVNYAIHNRIAEPEGLQGFDVERYQFNPSLSQETEWVFCRG, translated from the coding sequence ATGTTAATGATCATCTCCCCCTCGAAAACTCAAAACTTTGATCCACCACCTGCAATCGACTATACGGTGCCGACTCAGGCTGCCCAAACCCAAATTTTGGCCAAACAACTGCGACAATATAGCCCGGAAGACTTGGGCAAGTTGATGAAAATTAGCCCTAAACTGTCTGATCTTAACTGGCAGCGCTACCAAGACTTTCAGGACTCCTTTACCCAAGAAAATGCCAAGCAAGCCCTCTTGGCTTTTAGGGGCGACGTCTATAACGGTATTGAGGTCGAGACCTACTCCCAGGATGATTTTGCTTTCGCCCAGGCCCATCTCCGTATTCTGTCGGGGTTGTACGGTCTCCTCAAGCCCCTGGATTTGATCCAGCCCTATCGGTTGGAGATGGGAACTAAACTCCAGACGGACAAGGGCAAGACCCTCTATGACTTTTGGGGGGCTCAAATTACAGATGCACTCAATACCGATTTAGACGCCCATACGCCCCTGATTAACCTGGCATCGGGGGAGTATTTCAAGGCCGTCCAGCCTCAGCAGCTCAAGGGGAAAGTGCTCAATATTGCCTTTAAGGAAAATAAGAATGGCACCTATAAGGTGATTGGGATTCACGCTAAGCGCGCCCGAGGGTTGATGGTGAACTATGCCATCCACAACCGCATTGCTGAACCTGAGGGTTTACAAGGGTTTGATGTAGAACGATATCAGTTCAATCCCAGTCTTTCACAAGAAACCGAATGGGTCTTTTGCCGGGGTTAG
- a CDS encoding class I SAM-dependent methyltransferase produces MLSSLQTFVAQQLGYPSGIWGRLLLRFLNRGNAGMHQLAFEQLAMRQGDRILEIGFGGGSLLAQILQTGLPETVVGIDYAEDALKVAQTKLRQYMRSGQLTLQQGNADHLPFPDQQFDYICTVNTLYFWPDALAVFQECYRTLRPEGKLVICYNTQTFLEEQGLIQQGFKGYEVDAVENLLGQTGFQSIRTMSGEDASNGKYYCTCGKR; encoded by the coding sequence GTGCTGTCTTCTTTACAGACTTTTGTTGCTCAACAACTTGGGTATCCCTCTGGTATCTGGGGGCGACTGCTGTTGCGATTCCTCAATAGAGGAAATGCGGGTATGCATCAGTTGGCTTTTGAGCAATTGGCGATGCGTCAAGGCGATCGCATCCTAGAAATCGGGTTTGGTGGGGGCAGTCTGCTGGCTCAGATCTTACAAACGGGCCTGCCAGAAACGGTTGTGGGAATTGACTATGCAGAAGATGCGTTGAAAGTCGCGCAGACAAAATTACGACAATATATGCGGTCAGGCCAACTCACCCTACAGCAAGGGAATGCCGATCATCTTCCTTTCCCTGACCAGCAGTTTGATTACATTTGTACGGTCAATACCCTCTACTTTTGGCCGGATGCCCTAGCGGTGTTTCAAGAGTGTTACCGCACGCTGAGGCCGGAAGGAAAATTAGTGATTTGCTACAACACCCAAACGTTTCTGGAAGAACAAGGTTTAATCCAGCAAGGATTTAAAGGGTATGAGGTAGACGCTGTGGAAAACTTATTAGGCCAAACGGGTTTTCAATCAATACGAACCATGTCTGGAGAAGATGCTAGCAATGGGAAATATTATTGCACCTGTGGAAAACGGTGA
- the ftsH4 gene encoding ATP-dependent zinc metalloprotease FtsH4 — translation MPVNDKPRRPNPLRIILLLLPLGLLVINLVLTFGNGPQVSKVPYSFFIEQVQDEEVARVSVGQDVIRYQLKGTEGDVSRVQETTPIFDLELPKLLESKGVEFAATPPAGNRWFTTLLSWVIPPVIFVAIFQFFSRGGMGGGGPQGALSVTKNKAKVYVEGDDNKVTFDDVAGVEESKAELEEIVEFLQSPKRFTDIGAKIPKGVLLVGPPGTGKTLMAKAVAGEAGVAFFSISGSEFVELFVGTGAARVRDLFEQAKKKAPCIIFIDELDAIGKSRSGGNGFVGGNDEREQTLNQLLTEMDGFGAGDATVIVLAATNRPETLDPALLRPGRFDRQVLVDRPDLTGRLAILEIYAKKVKLGENVDLKAMATRTPGFAGADLANLVNEAALLAARRGNKVVETQDFAEAIERVVAGLEKKSRVLNEKEKKIVAYHEVGHALVGAKMSGSDQVEKISIVPRGMAALGYTLQVPTEDRFLLNEAELRGQIATLLGGRAAEEVIFGSITTGASNDLQRATDLAEQMVTSYGMSEVLGPLAYDKGQQNNFLGGGMNARRAVSDETAKEIDKEVKGIVETAHQEALGILKGNKELLEMISEQLLEKEVIEGDGLREMLAKVHPELEAQPEQHVQETEEPLAV, via the coding sequence ATGCCTGTTAATGACAAACCACGCCGTCCTAATCCCTTAAGAATAATCTTACTGTTACTGCCTTTGGGGCTATTAGTCATCAATCTAGTGTTGACCTTTGGTAATGGTCCACAAGTTTCTAAAGTTCCCTATAGCTTCTTTATTGAGCAAGTCCAAGATGAAGAAGTGGCTCGGGTCTCCGTTGGCCAAGACGTTATCCGTTATCAACTCAAAGGTACAGAGGGAGATGTCAGTCGAGTTCAAGAAACCACTCCTATCTTTGACCTAGAACTCCCCAAGCTTCTCGAATCTAAAGGCGTCGAATTCGCTGCTACCCCTCCTGCGGGCAATCGCTGGTTCACTACCCTCCTGAGCTGGGTCATTCCCCCCGTTATCTTCGTCGCCATCTTCCAATTCTTTAGTCGTGGTGGCATGGGCGGCGGTGGTCCCCAAGGTGCCCTCTCTGTGACCAAGAACAAAGCCAAAGTCTATGTCGAAGGCGATGACAATAAAGTCACCTTTGATGATGTCGCTGGTGTCGAAGAATCCAAAGCCGAACTCGAAGAAATTGTTGAGTTCCTCCAGTCTCCCAAGCGCTTTACTGACATTGGTGCCAAGATTCCCAAGGGTGTTCTCCTAGTAGGTCCTCCTGGAACCGGTAAAACATTGATGGCTAAGGCCGTCGCCGGTGAAGCTGGGGTTGCGTTCTTCAGTATCTCGGGTTCTGAGTTTGTGGAACTATTTGTCGGTACTGGTGCCGCTCGCGTTCGTGATTTGTTTGAACAAGCGAAGAAGAAAGCCCCCTGCATTATCTTTATTGACGAATTGGATGCCATTGGTAAATCCCGGTCTGGTGGAAATGGCTTCGTCGGCGGGAATGATGAGCGGGAACAAACTCTCAACCAACTCTTAACAGAAATGGATGGGTTTGGGGCTGGAGATGCAACTGTTATCGTTCTTGCTGCAACTAACCGTCCTGAAACTTTAGACCCTGCCCTATTACGTCCCGGTCGATTTGACCGTCAAGTACTAGTAGACCGTCCTGATCTCACGGGTCGTCTAGCTATCTTGGAAATCTATGCCAAGAAAGTGAAGCTGGGTGAGAATGTTGACCTTAAGGCCATGGCCACTCGTACTCCTGGTTTTGCCGGGGCTGACCTAGCCAACTTGGTGAATGAAGCGGCACTACTAGCAGCCCGACGCGGCAACAAGGTGGTGGAGACTCAAGACTTTGCTGAAGCGATTGAGCGAGTGGTGGCTGGTCTAGAGAAGAAGAGCCGTGTGCTCAATGAGAAGGAGAAGAAGATTGTGGCTTACCACGAGGTCGGTCATGCCCTTGTCGGGGCCAAGATGTCCGGTTCAGATCAAGTGGAGAAGATTTCCATTGTTCCTCGCGGTATGGCTGCCTTGGGTTATACCTTGCAAGTGCCTACGGAAGATCGGTTCTTGTTGAATGAGGCTGAGCTGCGCGGTCAGATTGCCACTCTGTTAGGTGGACGAGCTGCGGAGGAGGTCATCTTCGGGAGTATCACGACGGGTGCTTCTAATGATTTACAGAGAGCGACGGATCTGGCGGAGCAGATGGTGACGTCTTACGGCATGAGTGAGGTGTTAGGTCCTCTAGCTTATGACAAGGGTCAGCAGAATAATTTCCTCGGTGGGGGGATGAATGCTCGCCGGGCTGTGAGCGATGAGACGGCGAAGGAGATTGATAAGGAGGTTAAGGGCATTGTGGAGACGGCTCACCAGGAAGCTCTCGGTATCCTGAAGGGAAATAAGGAGCTGCTGGAGATGATTTCTGAGCAGTTGCTGGAGAAGGAAGTGATTGAGGGCGATGGTCTCCGAGAGATGCTCGCTAAGGTCCATCCTGAATTAGAGGCTCAACCTGAACAGCATGTCCAAGAGACTGAAGAGCCTCTCGCTGTCTAA
- a CDS encoding electron transporter has product MFAPLVVLVRNIVGQPKFVKLRGKGIAMHSKAITNVCNQMGIDRSRRQGWIRLARDNGKRLGLLA; this is encoded by the coding sequence ATGTTTGCCCCTCTCGTCGTCCTAGTTCGCAACATCGTTGGTCAGCCCAAATTTGTAAAGCTCAGAGGCAAAGGCATCGCTATGCACTCTAAAGCCATTACGAATGTCTGCAATCAAATGGGTATTGACCGGAGTCGCCGTCAAGGTTGGATTCGACTAGCTCGCGACAATGGCAAACGTCTTGGACTCCTAGCATAA
- a CDS encoding sigma factor-like helix-turn-helix DNA-binding protein, translated as MEIARSSSCVPRRRCNNILLAKLLQSLNPQQREVITLRYDLIDQNPLTLVKVGEHLNVSRE; from the coding sequence ATGGAAATTGCGAGAAGTTCCTCATGCGTCCCCAGAAGACGATGCAACAACATCCTCTTAGCAAAACTCCTACAATCTCTAAATCCTCAACAGCGGGAAGTCATTACCTTACGGTATGACCTGATCGATCAAAACCCATTGACCTTAGTAAAAGTAGGTGAGCATTTGAATGTGAGTCGAGAATAG
- a CDS encoding high light inducible protein gives MSIKNQTWGFNSFAETFSGRLAMSGFFIALITEVLTGKGILGQLSSFFFFVN, from the coding sequence ATGAGCATCAAGAATCAGACTTGGGGTTTTAACAGCTTTGCAGAGACATTCAGTGGTCGCCTAGCAATGTCTGGGTTTTTCATCGCCTTGATCACTGAGGTATTGACAGGAAAAGGAATCCTCGGACAACTTTCTTCATTTTTCTTCTTTGTTAATTAA
- a CDS encoding ABC transporter ATP-binding protein yields the protein MATKHPDSKTLHPLTRLFKYGRVYRSQIWSAATCSVLNKIFDLAPPVLIGAAVDIVVKRQDSLIAALGITDVFQQLLALSLISAIIWGLESVFEYAYARLWRNLAQTMQHDLRLDAYQHLQNLELAYFEDRSTGELMSILNDDINQLERFLDGGANDILQVITTVVIISSAFFILAPTVGWMAMLPIPLIIWGAIAFQKKLAPYYMTVREKVSFLNGRLANNLSGMVTIKSFTAEEFEAQQVRTDSDAYRQSNSRAIAFSAAFIPLIRILILLAFMAIMLFGGMEVMADRLEVGTYSVLVFLTQRLLWPLTRLGDTLDQYQRAMASIQRVMALLDTPIQIHPGHLNLPVPQVKGEVQFKDVSFEYYPDLPIIHNVSLTIPAGETIAIVGSTGSGKSTLVKLLLRFYEAHTGDITLDGIGIETLQLKDLRQAIGLVSQDVFLFHGTVYENIAYGQPQIDQAQVEKAAKNAEAHEFISQLPEGYHTIVGERGQKLSGGQRQRLAIARTLLKDPPILILDEATSAVDNETEAAIQRSLDRITVDRTTIAIAHRLSTIRHADCIYVMEQGRIVEQGKHEQLLAHDGIYAQLWRVQTGQRVEV from the coding sequence ATGGCAACAAAGCATCCTGACTCCAAAACCCTGCATCCGCTGACTCGGCTGTTCAAGTATGGGCGGGTTTATCGTTCCCAAATTTGGTCTGCAGCAACCTGCTCTGTCCTCAACAAGATTTTTGATCTGGCCCCTCCGGTACTGATTGGAGCGGCGGTGGATATTGTGGTCAAGCGTCAGGATTCTCTGATTGCGGCCCTGGGCATTACTGATGTCTTTCAGCAATTGCTGGCCTTGTCGCTTATTTCGGCGATTATTTGGGGACTGGAGTCTGTCTTTGAATATGCCTATGCGCGTCTGTGGCGGAACTTAGCCCAGACAATGCAGCATGACCTGCGTTTAGATGCCTATCAGCATTTACAGAATCTGGAGTTGGCCTATTTCGAGGATCGCAGTACGGGGGAGCTGATGTCGATTCTGAACGACGACATTAACCAGCTAGAGCGGTTTTTGGATGGTGGGGCCAACGATATTTTGCAGGTAATCACCACCGTGGTGATTATTAGTAGTGCCTTTTTTATCCTGGCTCCTACGGTGGGGTGGATGGCGATGCTGCCGATTCCTTTGATTATTTGGGGTGCGATCGCATTTCAAAAAAAGCTGGCTCCCTACTATATGACTGTGCGAGAAAAGGTGAGCTTTCTCAATGGTCGTCTTGCCAATAATCTCAGCGGTATGGTGACGATCAAGAGCTTTACGGCGGAGGAATTTGAAGCCCAACAGGTGAGAACCGATAGCGATGCCTACCGCCAGAGCAATAGTCGGGCCATTGCTTTTAGTGCGGCGTTTATTCCTCTGATTCGAATTTTGATTTTGCTGGCGTTTATGGCGATTATGCTGTTTGGCGGTATGGAAGTGATGGCCGATCGTCTAGAGGTGGGCACCTATAGCGTGTTAGTCTTTCTGACCCAGCGCCTGCTGTGGCCCTTGACTCGATTGGGAGACACCCTCGATCAGTACCAGCGAGCAATGGCTTCGATTCAGCGGGTGATGGCCTTGCTGGATACGCCGATTCAAATTCATCCGGGGCATCTAAATTTACCCGTCCCGCAGGTTAAAGGAGAGGTGCAGTTTAAGGATGTTTCGTTTGAGTACTATCCCGATTTACCGATTATCCATAATGTTTCTCTGACGATTCCGGCAGGTGAAACCATTGCTATCGTCGGTTCGACTGGATCGGGAAAAAGTACTCTGGTGAAGCTCTTATTGCGATTTTATGAAGCCCATACGGGGGACATCACCCTAGACGGTATTGGTATTGAAACCCTGCAGCTTAAAGACTTGCGCCAAGCCATTGGCCTAGTCAGCCAGGATGTATTTCTGTTTCACGGTACGGTTTACGAAAATATTGCCTACGGCCAACCCCAAATCGATCAGGCCCAGGTGGAAAAGGCGGCCAAAAATGCCGAAGCTCATGAATTTATTTCCCAGCTGCCAGAGGGGTATCACACGATTGTGGGGGAACGAGGCCAGAAGTTGTCTGGCGGGCAACGGCAACGACTTGCTATTGCCCGCACGCTACTCAAAGATCCACCGATTTTGATCCTGGATGAAGCCACCTCTGCCGTGGATAACGAGACGGAAGCAGCGATTCAGCGGTCTTTAGATCGGATTACGGTGGATCGGACAACCATTGCCATCGCCCATCGTTTATCTACGATTCGCCATGCCGACTGTATCTATGTGATGGAGCAAGGCCGGATTGTAGAACAAGGAAAGCATGAACAGTTGCTGGCTCATGACGGCATCTATGCTCAGCTTTGGCGCGTCCAAACAGGACAGCGGGTTGAGGTGTAG
- a CDS encoding response regulator has product MDVSSRKLSQPAILIVDDRIETIQTLAILLENHGYSVTCASNGQNALQRLNAQQPDLILLDLFMPGMDGFELCEQIKSNSDFQDIPILFLTASRDQEHILKAFEKGAVDYVMKPFNDREVLTRVNTHINLRQQKIEIQRLNNKFETIITNVQDGLLVIDQEGIIKFANPAVIHMFNKLDSNLLGHHLGIPIVEEHLAQIEILRLDNTYGIAEITVADAQWEGQGASVVCLRDVSDSQARKDS; this is encoded by the coding sequence ATGGACGTATCTTCACGTAAGCTGTCTCAGCCTGCGATTTTAATCGTTGATGACCGAATTGAGACCATTCAAACCCTCGCCATACTATTAGAAAATCACGGCTATTCCGTAACTTGTGCAAGCAATGGCCAAAATGCGTTGCAGCGTCTAAATGCTCAACAACCTGATCTCATCCTATTAGATTTATTCATGCCAGGGATGGATGGGTTTGAATTGTGCGAACAAATAAAATCAAATTCGGACTTTCAAGACATTCCTATCTTATTCCTAACAGCAAGCCGTGACCAGGAGCATATCCTTAAAGCCTTTGAGAAAGGCGCCGTAGATTATGTGATGAAACCCTTTAATGATCGGGAAGTCTTAACACGGGTTAATACGCATATTAATCTGAGGCAACAAAAAATAGAAATTCAAAGACTGAACAATAAATTTGAGACGATTATTACCAATGTTCAGGATGGTCTTTTAGTGATTGATCAAGAGGGAATCATTAAATTTGCTAATCCAGCAGTGATCCATATGTTCAATAAACTAGACTCTAACCTGTTGGGGCACCATCTGGGCATTCCTATTGTTGAGGAACATCTCGCGCAAATAGAAATTCTCCGGTTGGATAATACCTATGGTATAGCTGAAATCACTGTTGCAGATGCTCAGTGGGAAGGGCAGGGAGCATCTGTTGTCTGTTTGCGTGATGTCAGCGACAGTCAAGCTAGGAAAGATTCTTAA
- a CDS encoding GNAT family N-acetyltransferase → MHTRTATPADTHLIYQFIQHKAEFDRSVGAYQGTIQTSEAKIQSTIFGPTPFAYVLFADQQDQPVGFALYGFRYSSFAGQPSIWLDDLYIAAKDRSQGAGTALMQHLAQIASSHNCTHIAWTADARNHRGLQFYYRLGAEIIKQDRNRCYWQWMFADCESLTSL, encoded by the coding sequence ATGCACACCCGAACTGCAACTCCAGCAGACACGCACCTTATTTATCAGTTTATTCAGCACAAGGCCGAGTTTGACCGTAGCGTTGGAGCCTATCAGGGCACCATACAAACTTCAGAAGCCAAAATTCAATCCACAATTTTTGGTCCTACCCCGTTTGCCTATGTGCTGTTTGCAGACCAGCAAGACCAGCCTGTCGGATTTGCCCTTTACGGATTTCGATATTCTTCTTTTGCGGGTCAGCCCAGCATTTGGTTAGATGACCTGTACATTGCAGCAAAAGATCGTAGCCAGGGTGCAGGCACAGCCTTAATGCAGCATTTAGCCCAAATTGCCTCCAGCCATAACTGCACCCATATTGCCTGGACAGCGGATGCCCGCAATCATCGAGGTCTCCAGTTTTATTACCGATTAGGTGCAGAAATTATTAAACAGGACAGAAACCGCTGTTATTGGCAGTGGATGTTTGCTGACTGCGAAAGTCTAACCTCCCTATAG
- a CDS encoding PEP-CTERM sorting domain-containing protein has product MNLKLALYSAIAPTCGLFLSTGLIGFQSLAAAQPVFDAALDNFLGQPPGTIDGLGNGNATEGSAIKQTFSASAGQSVTLDWNFLTNEFTPNTPFNDFAFVSVRPLGGTSTLADTNSRFPLLGNNNRFNSETGYNTFSYQIPTTGTYTIGLGVVDVEDRIVSSGLLVDNVNVGTNGGFETGDFSGWETIGNTSVVDSNFGIDPTEGNSQAYLATVPEPSTILGSMMLLGAGTLLKRTAKCKSGKVKERIG; this is encoded by the coding sequence ATGAACCTAAAATTAGCACTATATTCGGCGATAGCTCCAACCTGCGGTTTGTTTCTAAGTACTGGCTTAATAGGGTTTCAGTCTTTAGCTGCTGCACAACCTGTTTTTGATGCTGCGTTAGACAATTTTTTGGGTCAACCCCCTGGCACTATCGATGGCCTTGGTAATGGTAATGCAACTGAAGGTTCAGCAATTAAGCAAACTTTTTCAGCATCAGCAGGGCAATCTGTCACCTTAGATTGGAATTTTTTAACGAATGAGTTTACTCCCAATACGCCATTCAATGACTTTGCTTTTGTCTCTGTACGGCCTCTAGGAGGGACGTCAACTTTAGCGGATACGAACTCGCGCTTTCCACTACTCGGAAATAATAATCGTTTTAATAGTGAGACGGGGTACAACACCTTCTCTTATCAAATTCCGACCACTGGAACTTACACAATCGGGCTGGGGGTTGTTGACGTGGAAGACAGAATTGTTAGTTCTGGTTTATTGGTAGATAACGTCAATGTGGGGACTAATGGTGGCTTCGAAACGGGTGATTTCTCAGGCTGGGAAACCATCGGCAATACGAGTGTCGTTGATTCCAATTTTGGCATTGACCCCACAGAGGGTAATTCTCAGGCTTATCTCGCAACCGTTCCAGAACCTTCGACTATTTTGGGCTCGATGATGTTGCTGGGAGCGGGAACTCTACTCAAACGCACTGCTAAATGTAAGTCTGGAAAGGTAAAAGAACGTATTGGATAA
- a CDS encoding DUF2470 domain-containing protein has protein sequence MDTQWLYWRWFVMGNQHSNKGDGAPLTDKLLVAIATHLNQDHREDLLACAKAAHLDWAAQAKVLRLDAAGIQLEVSGDGRTQPLRIDFSEPANGVLAFKRILGEVIATSRAQLGWATVEESP, from the coding sequence GTGGATACACAATGGCTGTATTGGAGATGGTTTGTGATGGGTAATCAGCATTCAAACAAAGGAGATGGCGCACCGCTAACGGATAAGTTACTAGTTGCGATCGCAACTCATCTAAACCAAGACCATCGCGAAGATCTACTAGCCTGCGCCAAAGCAGCCCATCTGGATTGGGCCGCACAAGCCAAGGTACTTCGTCTAGATGCAGCCGGAATTCAGCTCGAAGTCAGTGGAGATGGACGGACGCAACCCCTGAGAATCGACTTCTCTGAACCAGCAAATGGCGTACTCGCTTTTAAGCGAATTCTGGGAGAAGTCATCGCTACAAGCCGCGCCCAGTTGGGATGGGCAACAGTGGAAGAAAGCCCTTAG